From a single Pseudobutyrivibrio xylanivorans genomic region:
- a CDS encoding IS4 family transposase, whose translation MSFTVAEIHQNLFSIISSLLDRRDEFLKNPSSDFTRKKKISFEQTILFPMIAGADNVASELLNMFGEEDLPLPSAMIQRRNQIKKEAFQELFSLFTQSIPKDKNFHGYQLVACDGTRLNLPYNPTDFDTLVDNVKGRKSFNQIHLNALYDIMNDIFLDIEIQGMKGMNERDAFCKFLDKCSLSEQKRIFIADRGYATFNIFAHAINNNQLFLIRIKENDALALCCKDKHVVEDCLFDGNFTINIGRIRHGKNCKYENYHLIRKEYRYDFIEYGEDKVDLLRLRVLKFPLSSGVSEYIVTNLPRDVFSLDTIKELYNLRWGEETAFRYLKYAGNMVHIHSLKSDFLIQEIYGKLTLYNFSSCIANSITKRESASNTYTYNFNHSQIQKFVRLYIIGVVKDLEKLINRFLVPVRPGRKFKRIIRRQSAVPLSYR comes from the coding sequence ATGTCATTTACTGTTGCAGAAATTCATCAAAACTTATTCTCGATTATTTCGTCCTTGCTTGATCGTCGGGATGAATTCCTAAAAAATCCATCCTCTGATTTTACCAGAAAAAAGAAAATCTCATTTGAACAAACTATATTATTTCCTATGATTGCTGGAGCTGATAATGTGGCTTCAGAATTATTAAATATGTTCGGTGAAGAAGATTTACCCCTGCCTTCTGCTATGATTCAACGTCGCAATCAGATTAAAAAAGAAGCTTTTCAGGAACTGTTTTCTCTTTTTACCCAAAGTATTCCTAAAGATAAAAATTTTCATGGATATCAGCTCGTTGCCTGTGATGGCACTCGACTTAATCTTCCTTATAATCCAACGGATTTTGATACTTTAGTTGATAATGTAAAAGGACGAAAAAGTTTTAATCAAATTCATTTAAATGCTCTTTATGACATCATGAATGACATTTTTCTTGATATTGAAATTCAAGGGATGAAAGGAATGAATGAAAGAGATGCTTTCTGTAAATTTTTAGATAAGTGCTCACTATCAGAACAAAAAAGGATCTTCATTGCAGATCGAGGTTATGCAACTTTTAATATTTTTGCGCATGCAATTAACAATAATCAACTATTTTTGATTCGCATTAAGGAAAATGATGCTCTCGCCCTTTGCTGTAAAGACAAGCATGTGGTTGAGGATTGTCTTTTTGACGGGAATTTTACTATAAATATCGGACGTATACGCCATGGAAAAAATTGTAAATATGAAAACTATCATTTAATAAGAAAAGAATACCGTTATGATTTTATCGAGTATGGCGAAGATAAAGTGGATTTATTAAGACTTCGTGTTTTAAAATTTCCTCTTTCGTCTGGGGTGTCTGAATATATCGTAACTAATCTTCCTAGGGATGTATTTTCATTAGACACAATAAAAGAACTTTATAACTTAAGATGGGGTGAAGAAACGGCCTTTCGGTACTTAAAATATGCGGGAAATATGGTTCATATTCATTCGTTAAAATCAGATTTCTTAATCCAGGAAATATATGGGAAATTGACGCTATATAATTTTTCATCATGTATCGCAAATTCCATAACAAAAAGAGAAAGTGCAAGCAACACTTATACATACAACTTCAATCACTCACAGATACAGAAGTTTGTACGTCTTTACATAATTGGAGTAGTGAAGGATTTAGAGAAATTAATAAACAGATTCTTAGTACCAGTCCGACCGGGACGTAAATTCAAAAGAATAATACGTCGCCAGTCAGCTGTACCGTTATCCTACCGATAA
- a CDS encoding cyclic nucleotide-binding domain-containing protein, with the protein MEPITIEKGKKLIGEGDVVDSLYVIMKGSIDQNWKGQHLTLGPGTVAGLSDALNLTYEAEYTVLEDCTVIKCPYKSMGDFDAIFKAQPVYIFGFAKGSFRQCRDVFKIYDDYKKKVDDFTDYCRGISGEYRKQCRAVGMTPSEIPMLEEMEPVTLKNEILKWEHDYIDSLNSVDNKEIENIYGKRTEIVNGVIGISCGYMKRAIECAEIMGFYLEEFAPILLSSEKGDMFELVFNLQIYAAQRGADQKAIIKLMKMLYKFISQSGLYDKALIKERWEEYDSHDFAATAASFDEAKMQKQAEFTQTFEHICEFAEIEEDKVEEYHNQIRAYLELSDREGKEDNERKIRKKAVDLFYEIYQKTFFRALEFEAYGGELDTIIRMFLNLGYIDYDAVGDDLTNELADLMERLDTLVCSDNVYTIYTWLRAVYAGDREPSRNELDLDYRGFVLEERKAGNISEADMPTWMNDQEQKVKFEMNNFFISANRTTSGKMSSFCPVLTKEDFGAEPMRMLLTNTKLSEAMEKIESVDYQIFLREGFFTDMEANVKSESYLKRVGPDIILLPNCGMRAMMWQECGGIKVDSPGRFVFPMFTFDDLDKLMIYCCGAFRWEICRKEQGSRWNDIGSECLTSDFYDYFTFYRKNKDLSAENKEKVKTLLKSSRNNMREAFTKQYTIWINFEAQGSIRLNKAERNILNKHCTFSKEYRAKVSSHPMYEQMISRHEIKCSQALNHLKTMIDKVEKNGGVVPDEVRKGLDYLRM; encoded by the coding sequence TTGGAACCAATTACCATCGAAAAAGGTAAAAAGTTAATAGGTGAAGGCGATGTTGTGGATAGCCTCTATGTAATCATGAAAGGCTCTATCGACCAGAACTGGAAGGGCCAGCATTTAACGCTGGGCCCTGGGACTGTTGCGGGTTTATCAGACGCTCTTAATCTTACATACGAGGCGGAGTATACCGTCCTAGAGGACTGCACAGTTATAAAATGCCCATACAAGAGTATGGGCGATTTTGATGCAATTTTTAAGGCTCAGCCTGTGTATATCTTTGGTTTTGCAAAGGGCTCATTCAGGCAGTGTCGTGATGTTTTCAAGATTTATGATGACTACAAGAAAAAGGTAGATGACTTCACGGATTATTGTCGTGGAATAAGTGGCGAGTATCGCAAACAGTGCCGTGCTGTGGGCATGACTCCAAGCGAGATTCCTATGCTTGAGGAGATGGAGCCAGTTACTCTTAAGAATGAAATCCTCAAGTGGGAGCATGATTACATTGACAGCCTTAATTCTGTTGATAATAAGGAAATTGAAAATATTTATGGCAAGCGCACCGAAATTGTAAATGGTGTTATTGGCATAAGCTGTGGCTATATGAAGAGGGCAATTGAATGTGCAGAAATCATGGGCTTTTATCTGGAGGAGTTTGCGCCGATTTTACTGTCTTCTGAAAAGGGCGATATGTTTGAGCTTGTGTTTAACCTGCAGATTTACGCTGCCCAGCGAGGTGCAGACCAAAAGGCTATCATAAAGCTGATGAAGATGCTTTACAAGTTTATTTCTCAGTCAGGGCTTTACGACAAGGCTTTGATTAAGGAACGTTGGGAAGAGTACGATAGCCATGACTTCGCTGCCACTGCCGCATCTTTCGACGAGGCGAAGATGCAGAAGCAGGCTGAGTTTACTCAGACCTTTGAGCATATCTGTGAGTTTGCAGAAATTGAAGAGGATAAGGTTGAGGAGTATCACAATCAGATTCGAGCATATCTTGAGCTTTCGGACCGTGAAGGAAAGGAAGACAACGAGCGTAAGATTCGTAAGAAGGCAGTGGATTTGTTCTATGAAATATATCAGAAGACCTTCTTTCGTGCCTTGGAGTTCGAGGCCTATGGTGGAGAGCTGGATACAATCATTCGAATGTTTTTGAATCTTGGATATATAGATTATGATGCTGTGGGAGACGATTTGACGAATGAGCTGGCTGATTTAATGGAACGATTGGATACGCTGGTCTGTTCAGATAACGTATATACGATATATACCTGGCTTCGAGCAGTCTATGCAGGAGACAGGGAGCCTAGCAGAAATGAGCTGGATTTGGATTATCGAGGCTTCGTGCTTGAAGAGCGCAAGGCTGGAAATATCTCAGAGGCAGACATGCCAACCTGGATGAACGACCAGGAGCAGAAGGTGAAGTTTGAGATGAACAATTTCTTCATCTCTGCAAACCGAACCACCTCAGGAAAGATGTCATCCTTCTGTCCAGTTCTTACAAAAGAGGATTTTGGTGCAGAGCCAATGAGGATGCTTCTCACTAACACCAAGCTTTCCGAAGCTATGGAAAAGATTGAGAGTGTAGACTATCAGATTTTCCTTCGTGAAGGCTTCTTCACGGATATGGAGGCAAACGTAAAGAGTGAGTCATACCTGAAGCGCGTAGGCCCTGATATTATTCTTCTTCCAAACTGTGGAATGCGTGCAATGATGTGGCAGGAGTGCGGTGGTATCAAGGTTGATTCACCTGGTAGATTCGTATTTCCGATGTTCACCTTCGATGATCTTGATAAACTGATGATTTACTGCTGTGGCGCTTTCCGTTGGGAAATATGCCGAAAGGAGCAGGGCTCACGCTGGAACGATATCGGCTCCGAGTGCCTTACATCCGATTTCTACGATTACTTCACCTTCTACCGCAAGAACAAAGACTTGTCGGCAGAGAACAAGGAGAAGGTCAAGACGCTGCTTAAGTCTTCCCGTAACAATATGCGAGAGGCTTTCACAAAGCAGTATACAATTTGGATTAACTTTGAGGCCCAGGGTAGTATCCGTCTGAACAAGGCAGAGCGAAATATCCTGAACAAGCACTGTACCTTCTCCAAGGAATACCGTGCCAAGGTTTCAAGTCATCCGATGTACGAGCAGATGATTTCCCGCCACGAAATAAAGTGCTCACAGGCACTGAACCACCTTAAGACTATGATAGACAAAGTCGAGAAGAACGGAGGCGTCGTGCCTGATGAAGTGCGTAAGGGACTAGACTATTTGCGTATGTAG
- a CDS encoding methyl-accepting chemotaxis protein: MRKANDSHTIAGALRGFSGFTIQMVRTISLVMFVFLVIIFYNIYNFYNVQFVTEKYQMEIRKDVQTINKRLLFAVASNDESVTAAQKEDLEGRFPKIEGYFSTISGNLNNEELGSQLTTNWKNFETASFEMLSLVEAGDTAGAVEYYNSTLNDVSEALADSLDLTGQLAETAATSKYITILVVMGVSVVVLLLALIAITVMNKKKCKEMVEHIEADLNILADASAEIAKGNVHIDIDYETDNEIGRVARQLKVAVESLSSYIDEIAKNMQTMASGNFNISFDRNFDGDFQEIQVAIESFSQQISDSMTEIMEVSQMVSDGANQIASAGQNLADTVTSQANIVDDLSVTVGEITDQISSNSTDATSISKEVEVVAENIVEGNKRMQDVVNAMDAISASSQEISKIIDTINAIADQTNLLSLNASIEAARAGEAGKGFAVVATEVSQLAGQTVEAAQNTAGLINASLKSVEEGISIANDTAEKLNGMVAQVQGIAEKVKTIAEASNSQAISVKEMKSNISEISSVGQNNAATSEESLALSYEMNEHANSLKGLVDKFELKK, encoded by the coding sequence ATGAGAAAAGCAAACGATTCACACACAATTGCAGGAGCTTTGAGAGGATTCTCAGGTTTTACTATCCAGATGGTGAGGACAATATCACTTGTGATGTTTGTTTTTCTCGTTATTATTTTCTATAATATCTACAATTTCTATAATGTTCAGTTTGTAACTGAAAAGTATCAGATGGAAATCCGTAAGGATGTTCAGACAATAAATAAGCGACTTCTTTTTGCAGTTGCATCAAATGACGAGTCTGTAACCGCAGCACAGAAGGAAGATTTGGAAGGTCGTTTCCCGAAGATAGAGGGGTATTTTTCTACAATCTCAGGGAATTTAAATAATGAAGAACTAGGTTCTCAGCTTACCACCAACTGGAAGAATTTTGAGACAGCATCCTTCGAAATGCTTTCTCTTGTTGAGGCAGGCGATACAGCTGGAGCAGTTGAATACTACAACTCGACATTAAATGATGTGTCAGAAGCACTAGCAGATTCACTGGATTTGACAGGACAGCTTGCTGAGACCGCAGCAACGAGCAAGTATATTACGATTCTTGTTGTAATGGGGGTATCAGTTGTTGTTCTTTTGCTTGCACTTATTGCTATCACGGTAATGAACAAGAAGAAATGTAAAGAGATGGTTGAACATATTGAGGCAGATTTAAATATCCTTGCTGATGCGTCTGCTGAAATCGCAAAAGGCAATGTTCATATTGATATCGACTATGAAACAGACAATGAAATCGGACGAGTAGCAAGGCAGCTTAAGGTAGCAGTTGAATCTCTTTCAAGCTATATAGACGAAATTGCAAAGAACATGCAGACTATGGCAAGTGGCAATTTCAATATAAGCTTCGACAGGAATTTTGATGGAGATTTCCAGGAAATTCAGGTCGCAATCGAGAGCTTTTCACAGCAGATTTCAGACTCCATGACAGAAATTATGGAGGTTTCACAGATGGTTTCCGATGGTGCAAACCAGATTGCTAGCGCTGGTCAGAATTTGGCAGATACAGTTACATCACAGGCAAATATCGTTGATGACCTGTCTGTTACTGTCGGTGAAATCACAGATCAGATTTCAAGCAATTCTACGGATGCAACCTCTATTTCAAAGGAGGTTGAGGTTGTTGCAGAAAATATTGTTGAAGGCAACAAGCGAATGCAGGATGTTGTAAATGCAATGGATGCAATTTCAGCATCTTCACAGGAGATTTCAAAGATTATCGATACTATCAATGCAATTGCTGACCAGACAAACCTGCTTTCACTTAATGCTTCTATTGAGGCAGCCCGTGCTGGTGAAGCAGGCAAGGGCTTTGCAGTTGTTGCTACAGAAGTATCACAGCTGGCAGGCCAGACTGTGGAGGCAGCTCAGAATACCGCAGGTCTTATCAATGCATCTCTTAAGAGTGTTGAGGAAGGCATTTCTATAGCCAATGATACAGCAGAGAAGCTTAATGGTATGGTTGCCCAGGTTCAGGGCATTGCTGAAAAGGTGAAGACAATTGCCGAGGCTTCAAATTCTCAGGCTATTTCTGTAAAGGAAATGAAGTCGAATATCAGCGAGATTTCTTCAGTTGGACAGAATAATGCTGCAACCTCTGAGGAATCATTGGCACTTAGCTACGAGATGAACGAGCATGCTAATTCATTGAAGGGATTAGTTGATAAATTTGAACTTAAGAAGTAA
- a CDS encoding HD-GYP domain-containing protein: MERLFLAYWPKLISAAWFSILNLMMLYKYTGNKRYAVERAVSGFFVSSSFVSIIGEQICIVIYSYLIQTAGFKDPYNFIFIFLNLIGDVVFIFIGGNLFSYFTGLKNYQGATIYMEFVCIERLCLVLAISYWGYVVLYFFFQLVLYLVTKDDLAYLFKGSSINWRRVFIYLIGLFYILDLLYAAYFLFPELGTDVLNIQNVMWLDMVAIITSAFVAGFFKISISEAREHDQKIFYFEKLQNSQEKIIATLAQISEAKSYETGQHVRRVGEYSKLIGSKLGMDMLEVENLKVAAMMHDLGKLMISQDIIGKPGKLTPDEYEVVKKHAKYGWEILSKSEGEVMEMASIIALQHHEHWDGNGYPSGLKGREISIYAQIVSVADVFDALTSKRAYKDSWSIEDARAEIINQRGRQFSPTVVDAFLDCFDMIRTIKDTYADE, translated from the coding sequence ATGGAAAGACTGTTTTTAGCTTATTGGCCAAAGCTGATTTCTGCAGCTTGGTTCTCCATACTAAACTTAATGATGCTATACAAATACACAGGAAACAAACGGTATGCTGTGGAAAGAGCTGTCTCTGGATTCTTTGTTTCCAGTTCATTTGTATCTATAATCGGTGAGCAGATATGTATAGTAATCTATTCTTATCTCATACAAACTGCTGGCTTTAAGGATCCCTATAATTTTATCTTTATATTTTTAAACCTGATTGGCGATGTTGTTTTTATTTTCATTGGTGGAAACCTTTTTAGTTATTTCACAGGCTTAAAGAATTACCAAGGCGCCACAATTTACATGGAATTTGTATGCATAGAACGACTTTGCCTGGTTCTTGCTATATCATACTGGGGCTACGTTGTTCTATACTTTTTCTTCCAACTGGTGCTCTATCTTGTAACCAAGGATGATTTAGCTTATCTCTTCAAAGGCTCCAGCATTAATTGGCGCCGAGTCTTCATATATTTAATTGGACTTTTCTATATCCTTGATTTGCTCTATGCTGCATACTTCCTTTTCCCAGAGCTAGGAACCGATGTGCTCAATATCCAGAATGTAATGTGGCTTGATATGGTGGCAATTATCACCAGTGCCTTCGTGGCAGGCTTCTTCAAGATATCTATTTCTGAGGCTAGAGAACATGACCAAAAGATTTTCTATTTCGAGAAGCTTCAGAACAGTCAGGAAAAAATCATTGCAACTTTGGCGCAAATTTCCGAAGCAAAGTCATATGAAACTGGACAGCATGTACGAAGAGTTGGTGAATATAGTAAGCTTATTGGTAGTAAATTAGGCATGGATATGCTTGAGGTTGAAAATCTAAAGGTTGCCGCAATGATGCATGACCTGGGAAAACTCATGATTAGCCAGGATATCATTGGAAAACCTGGTAAGCTAACACCAGATGAGTATGAAGTTGTAAAAAAGCATGCGAAATATGGTTGGGAAATCCTCTCCAAGTCTGAAGGTGAAGTAATGGAAATGGCCAGCATTATTGCTTTACAGCATCACGAGCATTGGGATGGCAATGGATATCCAAGTGGATTAAAGGGCCGGGAAATATCAATCTATGCTCAGATTGTATCAGTCGCTGATGTGTTTGACGCTCTTACCAGCAAGCGCGCCTACAAGGACTCTTGGTCTATAGAGGACGCCAGAGCTGAAATCATAAATCAAAGAGGAAGGCAATTCTCACCAACTGTGGTGGACGCCTTCCTGGATTGCTTTGATATGATACGTACCATCAAAGATACGTATGCCGATGAATAA
- a CDS encoding 4Fe-4S dicluster domain-containing protein, whose protein sequence is MGQFLPFTKQVIKNLFSAPATTQYPFVERVYPERTRGHVDINKDSCILCGMCMRSCPPGAIKVDRAGKTWSINRFDCIQCGYCAEKCPKKCLSITPGYQEPGPEKFAYTVEVPYEPPKPAAKTVAN, encoded by the coding sequence ATGGGACAGTTTTTACCATTTACAAAACAAGTAATAAAGAACCTCTTTTCTGCGCCAGCAACTACACAATATCCATTTGTGGAGCGCGTATATCCTGAGCGCACAAGAGGTCATGTAGATATTAACAAAGACAGTTGCATTTTATGCGGCATGTGCATGCGCAGCTGCCCACCAGGTGCAATTAAGGTTGACCGCGCAGGTAAGACTTGGAGCATTAACCGCTTCGATTGCATCCAGTGCGGATATTGCGCAGAGAAGTGCCCTAAGAAGTGCCTGAGCATTACCCCAGGCTACCAGGAGCCAGGTCCAGAGAAATTCGCATATACTGTAGAGGTGCCATACGAGCCACCTAAACCAGCAGCGAAGACTGTGGCAAATTAA
- a CDS encoding nickel-dependent hydrogenase large subunit: MGNRSIVPYGPQHPVLPEPIHLDLVLEDEKVLAAIPSIGFIHRGLESLTSKKDFNEMVYVAERICGICSYMHGMSYCLALEDIMNVEVPRRADYLRTIWCELSRLHSHLLWLGLLADAFGFESLFMHSWRLREKILDMFEESTGGRVIFSVNTIGGVLKDMPNEMLQCFVKQLDEMEKEIREMTEIFLTDYTVKSRLVDVGIISGEDAIRRGAVGPMMRASGINVDMRKNGYAAYNDIDFEVITSNKCDSYARCEVRIGEIFQSIDIIRQAVAKIPDTEINTKVTGMPNGESIIRVEQPRGEAFYHVRANGTKFLDRFRVRTPTFANIPALTQTLQGCQYGDVPLLVLTIDPCISCTER, translated from the coding sequence ATGGGGAATAGAAGTATAGTGCCATACGGCCCTCAGCATCCAGTCCTTCCTGAGCCTATTCATCTTGATTTAGTTTTGGAGGATGAAAAGGTTTTGGCTGCAATTCCATCAATTGGATTTATCCACAGAGGACTTGAAAGCCTTACAAGCAAAAAGGATTTCAATGAAATGGTATACGTTGCGGAACGTATATGTGGTATTTGCTCTTACATGCATGGCATGAGCTACTGCCTTGCTCTTGAGGACATCATGAATGTGGAAGTCCCACGCAGAGCTGATTACCTTAGAACCATCTGGTGTGAGCTCAGCAGACTTCACAGCCATTTGCTGTGGCTTGGACTTTTGGCAGATGCCTTTGGTTTTGAGTCGCTTTTCATGCATTCATGGAGACTTCGTGAGAAGATTCTTGATATGTTTGAGGAATCAACAGGTGGACGTGTTATCTTTTCAGTAAACACAATCGGTGGTGTACTTAAGGATATGCCAAACGAGATGCTTCAGTGCTTTGTGAAGCAGCTTGATGAGATGGAGAAGGAAATCCGTGAGATGACGGAAATCTTCCTGACAGACTATACAGTTAAGAGCCGTCTTGTTGATGTTGGAATTATCAGTGGTGAGGATGCAATCCGTCGTGGTGCCGTTGGCCCAATGATGCGTGCATCTGGAATCAATGTAGATATGAGAAAGAATGGCTATGCAGCCTACAACGATATTGACTTTGAAGTAATCACCAGCAACAAGTGTGATTCTTATGCACGCTGCGAGGTGCGTATCGGAGAAATCTTCCAGTCAATTGATATCATCAGACAGGCTGTTGCAAAGATACCTGATACAGAAATCAATACAAAGGTCACAGGCATGCCAAACGGAGAATCAATCATCCGTGTTGAGCAGCCGCGCGGTGAGGCGTTCTATCACGTCCGCGCCAACGGAACCAAGTTCCTTGACCGCTTCCGTGTCCGCACCCCGACCTTTGCCAACATACCAGCTCTCACACAGACATTGCAGGGCTGCCAGTATGGCGACGTACCACTACTCGTACTCACGATAGATCCATGTATTAGTTGTACAGAGAGATAA
- a CDS encoding NADH-quinone oxidoreductase subunit C, with the protein MQELKTDLFLIDKAELLNIIMEKKNALWRLCQICCSYPKAEDHFEVTYSFANGYELANYRLIAERDEEVPSISRVYKSAIYYENEMHELWGLKVENIKQDLHDKLYRIDVETPFLEKEVAKDGE; encoded by the coding sequence ATGCAAGAATTAAAGACAGACTTATTTTTGATAGATAAGGCAGAGCTTCTGAACATCATCATGGAAAAGAAAAATGCTCTTTGGAGACTTTGCCAGATTTGTTGCTCTTATCCAAAGGCGGAGGACCACTTTGAGGTGACATATTCCTTTGCAAATGGTTATGAGCTTGCAAATTACAGACTTATTGCTGAGCGTGATGAGGAGGTTCCATCAATCTCACGTGTCTATAAATCAGCAATTTATTATGAGAATGAAATGCATGAGCTTTGGGGTCTCAAGGTTGAAAACATCAAGCAGGATCTTCACGACAAGCTTTATCGTATAGACGTAGAGACACCATTCTTGGAGAAGGAGGTGGCTAAAGATGGGGAATAG
- a CDS encoding NADH-quinone oxidoreductase subunit B family protein, producing MSTIHKSPWLLHYDGSSCNGCDIEVLACTTPVYDVERFGVINTGNPMHADIFLITGGINSQNEAVVKQIYEQMPQPKVVIAVGTCACTGGIFKECYNIKGGADTVIPVDIYVPGCAARPESIIDGVVKGIGLFKEKAAALEAQLKAN from the coding sequence ATGAGTACAATACATAAATCACCATGGCTATTGCACTATGATGGAAGTAGTTGCAATGGCTGTGATATAGAAGTTTTGGCATGCACAACACCTGTTTATGACGTTGAACGATTCGGCGTAATCAACACAGGAAATCCTATGCATGCAGATATTTTCCTTATAACTGGTGGAATCAATTCTCAGAACGAAGCTGTTGTAAAACAGATTTATGAGCAGATGCCTCAGCCAAAGGTTGTAATCGCAGTTGGAACCTGCGCCTGCACTGGAGGAATTTTTAAGGAGTGCTACAACATCAAGGGCGGCGCCGACACAGTAATTCCAGTTGATATTTACGTGCCTGGCTGTGCAGCAAGACCTGAGTCAATCATCGATGGTGTTGTAAAGGGAATAGGCCTTTTCAAGGAAAAAGCGGCGGCTCTTGAGGCTCAGTTGAAGGCGAACTAG
- a CDS encoding NADH-quinone oxidoreductase subunit H: MDLSTRLILAGCYILLAPIVIGLLDGFDRKISARMQGRRGPSVLQPFYDLKKLFEKEFLSANKMQLFMIRSYLCFIILSGILFYTGCDLLLVVFALSTSAMFLILASTTTHSPFSSQGTHRELVQIMACEPMELLVAVGFYLATIPKTFSVANIVRNSNYSNIVFLPGFFIGFVFILTIKFRKSPFDISTSHHAHQEVVKGITAEMVGKEYGMVTLAEWYENAILYGMVALFFINKNPLSIIGAIVVILAVWFLEILIDNTSARVKWQLMLKLAWGVTIVAAGMNLFLLEIIRG, encoded by the coding sequence ATGGACTTAAGTACACGACTAATACTTGCAGGATGCTATATCCTACTTGCACCTATTGTTATTGGCTTGCTTGATGGGTTCGATAGAAAGATATCGGCACGTATGCAGGGCAGAAGAGGCCCATCAGTGCTTCAGCCATTTTATGATCTAAAGAAGCTTTTTGAAAAGGAATTTTTAAGTGCTAACAAGATGCAGCTTTTTATGATTCGCTCATATTTGTGTTTCATCATTTTGTCAGGAATACTTTTTTACACAGGCTGTGATTTATTGCTTGTGGTATTTGCACTTTCAACCTCAGCAATGTTTTTGATTTTGGCTAGTACTACAACTCATTCACCTTTCAGTTCACAGGGAACACACCGTGAATTGGTGCAGATAATGGCCTGTGAGCCAATGGAGCTTTTGGTTGCTGTTGGATTTTATCTGGCAACAATTCCAAAGACCTTCAGTGTGGCAAACATTGTTCGCAATAGCAATTATTCAAATATTGTTTTCCTGCCGGGATTTTTTATAGGCTTTGTATTTATTCTTACAATCAAATTTAGAAAGTCACCATTTGATATTTCTACTTCACACCATGCTCATCAGGAGGTTGTAAAGGGAATTACAGCTGAGATGGTAGGTAAGGAATATGGAATGGTTACCCTGGCAGAGTGGTACGAAAATGCAATCCTCTATGGAATGGTTGCACTGTTTTTCATCAACAAGAACCCACTCTCAATTATTGGGGCAATCGTAGTAATTTTAGCAGTATGGTTCCTTGAAATTCTCATCGATAACACATCTGCAAGAGTTAAGTGGCAGCTTATGTTAAAGCTTGCCTGGGGGGTAACAATTGTTGCAGCTGGAATGAATCTTTTCCTGTTAGAGATAATCAGAGGTTAG